The Lysobacter capsici genome has a segment encoding these proteins:
- a CDS encoding TonB-dependent receptor plug domain-containing protein, with protein sequence MHATPRLRRRPLTVFVALALPAFLASAVAQAQTAKERTPTQAASDNGQPATLLDQVVVTGSRIPRATLEGPSPVTVITKQDIDAQGYRSAFDAISALTQNTGSVQGEDYGNTFTPAANTINLRGFGPNHTLVLVNGRRLADYPLAYEGSVNVVNLANIPSALIKRIEVLAGGASAVYGSDAVAGVVNIILQDKFDGTDINLRVGGTEAGGGQNQRLQVVSGYSNDRIDAVYGLELSHREAIWGDQRDFMDSLLDKPAGDPLPPTQVGFRRNARTNGYIDPGANCDNLGGLYHGSTFRANNPRQGWYCGSNEASPAFWTVQTQKKNADAYGSLTWHVSDRTDVFADLQLGISSIENNTRAPSWTSDNNYFLNQATGLNEIWYRRIAPEEIGSAHANNNRFLERSWSFSAGVRGSFGESDWDYELAYNRGRYQNLTKRRQFLSGINEFYLGPRLGTTASGIGIYNPDPARLYTPLTPADYQRLTGFYESDNAAWIQNLSFTVNGELFDLPAGPVGFAGVIEAGNQGYRNLPDPRLGDGTFWNTTAGVSASGERDRYAIGAEISVPIFSTLTASAAARYDDFRFAGRKSGKATWNVGLEFRPIESLLLRATTATSFRAPDMNYIFAAQTRGYNPGMTDYWRCRTAGQDFDDCDYSGLSIDYTSAGNPNLKPENGKSYGFGIVWSPSDHFDVSVDYYSIRLDDQVTNLSSSRILREEADCRLGQTIGGEPRDINSPNCQDVLSRVIRNPSDAPVQPDQVRRVLINAINAASERTDGIDLKSNFRWSAGRFGDFNTRVGYTLVLKHDYQQFSDDPKIDVRNSLDYTDWRSKVNASLGWNIGRWNSNLTALRYGSLPNGDGSGRIAPYTRYNGSVSYRLSDQASVSLIVNNLRDSRPPADRSGGGWPFYPVGNYDPYGRQFWLEANYKFN encoded by the coding sequence ATGCATGCCACTCCACGGCTGCGACGCCGCCCGTTGACCGTCTTCGTCGCCCTGGCCCTGCCGGCCTTTCTCGCTTCCGCCGTCGCTCAGGCGCAGACCGCCAAGGAGCGCACGCCGACCCAGGCCGCTTCGGACAACGGTCAGCCGGCGACCTTGCTCGATCAGGTCGTGGTGACCGGTTCGCGCATTCCGCGCGCGACCTTGGAAGGGCCGTCGCCGGTCACCGTGATCACCAAGCAGGACATCGATGCGCAGGGTTATCGCAGCGCGTTCGACGCGATCAGCGCGCTGACCCAGAACACCGGCTCGGTGCAGGGCGAGGACTACGGCAACACCTTCACGCCCGCGGCCAATACCATCAATCTGCGCGGATTCGGCCCCAATCACACCCTCGTGCTGGTCAACGGCCGGCGCCTGGCCGATTACCCGCTGGCCTACGAAGGCTCGGTCAACGTGGTCAATCTGGCGAATATTCCCAGCGCCTTGATCAAGCGCATCGAAGTGTTGGCCGGCGGCGCCTCGGCGGTGTACGGCTCCGATGCGGTGGCCGGCGTGGTCAACATCATCCTGCAGGACAAGTTCGACGGCACAGACATCAATCTGCGCGTCGGCGGCACCGAGGCCGGCGGCGGCCAGAACCAGCGCCTGCAAGTGGTCAGCGGTTATTCCAACGACCGCATCGATGCGGTCTACGGCCTGGAGCTGTCGCATCGCGAAGCGATCTGGGGCGATCAGCGCGACTTCATGGATTCGCTGCTCGACAAGCCGGCCGGCGATCCGCTGCCGCCGACCCAGGTCGGTTTCCGCCGCAACGCGCGCACCAACGGTTACATCGATCCGGGTGCGAACTGCGACAATCTCGGCGGCCTGTATCACGGCTCCACTTTCCGCGCCAACAACCCGCGTCAGGGCTGGTACTGCGGCAGCAACGAAGCCTCGCCGGCGTTCTGGACCGTGCAGACGCAGAAGAAGAACGCCGACGCCTACGGCTCGCTGACCTGGCATGTGTCCGATCGCACCGACGTGTTCGCCGATCTGCAACTGGGCATTTCCAGCATCGAGAACAATACCCGCGCGCCGAGCTGGACGTCGGACAACAACTACTTCCTCAACCAGGCCACTGGCCTCAACGAGATCTGGTACCGCCGCATCGCGCCGGAGGAAATCGGTTCGGCGCACGCCAACAACAACCGCTTCCTCGAGCGCTCGTGGTCGTTCAGCGCCGGCGTGCGCGGCAGTTTCGGCGAGTCCGACTGGGATTACGAACTGGCCTACAACCGCGGCCGTTATCAGAACCTGACCAAGCGTCGCCAGTTCCTGTCGGGCATCAACGAGTTCTACCTCGGCCCGCGCCTGGGCACGACCGCGTCCGGCATCGGCATCTACAACCCCGATCCGGCGCGTCTGTACACGCCGCTGACCCCGGCCGATTACCAGCGCCTGACCGGCTTCTACGAAAGCGACAACGCCGCCTGGATCCAGAACCTGAGCTTCACCGTCAACGGCGAGTTGTTCGACCTGCCGGCCGGTCCGGTCGGTTTCGCCGGCGTGATCGAGGCGGGCAACCAGGGCTATCGCAATCTGCCCGATCCGCGTCTGGGCGACGGCACGTTCTGGAACACCACCGCGGGCGTGAGCGCTTCGGGCGAACGCGACCGTTACGCGATCGGCGCCGAAATCAGCGTGCCGATCTTCAGCACATTGACCGCTTCGGCCGCCGCGCGCTACGACGATTTCCGTTTCGCCGGACGCAAGTCGGGCAAGGCGACCTGGAACGTCGGCCTGGAATTCCGCCCGATCGAAAGCCTGCTGCTGCGCGCGACCACCGCGACCAGTTTCCGCGCGCCGGACATGAACTATATCTTCGCCGCGCAAACCCGCGGCTATAACCCGGGCATGACCGACTACTGGCGCTGCCGCACCGCCGGCCAGGACTTCGACGATTGCGATTACTCGGGCCTGTCGATCGATTACACCAGCGCCGGCAACCCCAATCTGAAGCCGGAAAACGGCAAGTCCTACGGCTTCGGCATCGTCTGGTCGCCGTCGGATCATTTCGATGTATCCGTGGATTACTACAGCATCCGCCTCGACGATCAGGTCACCAACCTCAGCAGCAGCCGCATCCTGCGCGAGGAAGCCGATTGCCGCCTGGGCCAGACCATCGGCGGCGAGCCGCGCGATATCAATTCGCCGAACTGCCAGGATGTGCTGAGCCGGGTGATCCGCAATCCTTCCGATGCGCCGGTGCAGCCCGACCAGGTGCGACGCGTGCTGATCAACGCGATCAACGCCGCCTCCGAACGCACCGACGGCATCGACCTGAAGAGCAATTTCCGCTGGAGCGCCGGCCGTTTCGGCGACTTCAACACGCGTGTGGGCTATACCCTGGTGCTCAAGCACGACTATCAGCAATTCTCCGACGATCCCAAGATCGACGTGCGCAATTCGCTCGACTACACCGACTGGCGCAGCAAGGTCAACGCGAGCCTGGGCTGGAACATCGGCCGCTGGAACAGCAACCTGACCGCGCTGCGTTACGGCAGCTTGCCCAACGGCGACGGCAGCGGCCGCATCGCGCCGTACACCCGCTACAACGGCAGCGTGTCGTATCGCCTGAGCGATCAGGCCAGCGTGTCGCTGATCGTCAACAACCTGCGCGACTCGCGGCCGCCGGCCGATCGCAGCGGCGGCGGCTGGCCGTTCTATCCGGTCGGCAACTACGATCCGTACGGCCGCCAGTTCTGGCTGGAGGCGAATTACAAGTTCAATTGA
- a CDS encoding DUF1800 domain-containing protein produces MTRSMSVSEQAAIRSHLLQRYGALGRAVPSTAARSKLDSALDSARVTAPDAQAWPVMPLPLDLPRPSLAIRVLGNLSYGATPQSIAEFNALGSTDAQRLANYVDWQLDWAAIDDSAVETRLTNAGYTTLGKSLTQLWNDHVKADPTYDVRMRPAWESQRAALVRAVYSKRQLREIMVNFWHDHFNVTASDYDAGPVYVSYQRDVLRPQAFGNFRVMLEEVAKSTSMLYYLDNASNTRAGPNENFARELLELHTLGAEHYLGFMDPFQVPPDAEDPSYPAGYTDIDVYETASAFTGWSVKNGHWQYPAENDGNFVYRQAWHDAGPKFLLGRMLYPEQPALKDGRDVLDRLASHPGVARFICKKIIRRFVSDTPDPALVTSAATIFRQNWRAANQIELTLRHILTSTAFAQTWGAKSRRPFEAVAAAMRALGSDWTLNVGTAKSDEFAWRMGFTGHAPYDWPAPNGYPDTQQAWSGSSSYAMTWKILNWLTETSDNAVPLAPILATTRAQVPSWTATKLVDFWCQRILGYAPTAARRQTLIAFMAQNGDPASYVITDTNTWAATDLKRHYNQERLRSMVSLILMSPEFLSR; encoded by the coding sequence ATGACCCGCTCCATGTCCGTTTCCGAACAAGCGGCGATCCGCAGTCATCTGTTGCAGCGCTATGGCGCGCTCGGCCGCGCCGTGCCGTCGACGGCCGCGCGCAGCAAGCTCGACAGCGCGCTGGACAGCGCGCGCGTGACCGCGCCCGATGCGCAGGCCTGGCCGGTGATGCCGTTGCCGCTGGACCTGCCGCGTCCGTCGCTGGCGATCCGCGTGCTGGGCAATCTGAGTTACGGCGCCACGCCGCAATCGATCGCCGAATTCAACGCGCTCGGCAGCACCGATGCGCAACGCCTGGCCAACTACGTCGACTGGCAGCTCGACTGGGCCGCGATCGACGACAGCGCGGTCGAAACCCGTCTGACCAACGCCGGCTACACCACCCTGGGCAAATCGCTGACCCAGCTGTGGAACGATCACGTCAAGGCCGATCCCACCTATGACGTGCGCATGCGTCCGGCCTGGGAATCGCAGCGCGCGGCGCTGGTGCGCGCGGTCTATTCCAAGCGCCAACTGCGCGAGATCATGGTCAATTTCTGGCACGACCATTTCAACGTCACCGCCAGCGATTACGATGCCGGCCCGGTGTACGTGAGCTATCAGCGCGACGTGCTGCGGCCGCAGGCGTTCGGCAATTTCCGGGTCATGCTCGAGGAAGTCGCCAAGAGCACTTCGATGCTCTACTACCTCGACAACGCATCGAACACCCGCGCCGGCCCGAACGAGAATTTCGCCCGCGAATTGCTGGAACTGCACACCCTCGGCGCCGAGCATTACCTGGGTTTCATGGACCCGTTCCAGGTGCCGCCCGATGCCGAAGACCCGAGCTATCCGGCCGGTTACACCGATATCGACGTGTACGAGACCGCGTCGGCCTTCACCGGCTGGTCGGTCAAGAACGGGCATTGGCAGTATCCGGCCGAGAACGACGGCAACTTCGTCTACCGTCAGGCCTGGCACGACGCCGGTCCGAAATTCCTGCTCGGCCGCATGCTCTATCCCGAGCAGCCGGCGTTGAAGGACGGGCGCGACGTGCTTGATCGCCTCGCCAGCCATCCGGGCGTGGCGCGCTTCATCTGCAAGAAAATCATTCGCCGCTTCGTCAGCGATACGCCCGATCCGGCATTGGTCACCAGCGCGGCGACGATCTTCCGGCAGAACTGGCGCGCGGCCAATCAGATCGAACTGACCCTGCGGCATATCCTCACTTCGACCGCGTTCGCGCAGACCTGGGGCGCGAAATCGCGGCGGCCGTTCGAAGCGGTGGCCGCGGCGATGCGCGCGCTCGGCAGCGACTGGACGCTCAACGTCGGCACCGCGAAGAGCGACGAATTCGCCTGGCGCATGGGCTTCACCGGCCATGCGCCGTACGACTGGCCGGCGCCGAACGGCTATCCGGACACGCAACAGGCATGGTCGGGTTCGAGCAGTTACGCGATGACCTGGAAGATCCTCAACTGGCTGACCGAAACCAGCGACAACGCCGTGCCGCTGGCGCCGATCCTGGCGACCACGCGCGCGCAGGTGCCGTCGTGGACCGCGACCAAGCTGGTCGACTTCTGGTGTCAGCGCATCCTCGGCTACGCGCCGACCGCGGCGCGGCGCCAGACCCTGATCGCCTTCATGGCCCAGAACGGCGACCCTGCCAGCTACGTGATCACCGACACCAACACCTGGGCCGCGACCGATCTCAAGCGGCACTACAACCAGGAACGTCTGCGCAGCATGGTCTCGCTGATCCTGATGTCGCCCGAATTCCTCAGCCGCTAG
- a CDS encoding DUF1501 domain-containing protein — translation MTLTRREFLKGTCATAAAGAVGGPALLFADSAIAAPNGHDTVVHLFLRGGLDGLNLVVPIDGADRGFYEQARPNLAIAATGAYGALPLTLASGAGTGFGLHPSASGLRDLWNAGHLGIVHACGLLTSVTRSHFDAQLYIDLGTPGQQGIGSGWLARAMNTQPNLNGAEKLPALGVGARQPVGLLASVQALTMASPSDFALNAGAWSWQTVRAGAPTGFAGVNETLAALWNGSTALELGGQRADRALKVIAQQTYSAPPTGWPTGAFAQQMWTIAQSIQFNLGLHYATLDLGGWDTHDGQGTAGSGYHYYQNKIAELSQALSAFYAALDASGHAGRVTVVVQSEFGRRVRANANGGTDHGYGNPVLVLGGAVNGRRFYGSWSGLDPEILSPHFGDVPVTTDHRRVLSEILVKRMGNANLSTVFPGYSGYAPLGIVRDFGAVAKPMPGISTELRARSAMAAQPRVEDPDLLERLMRYMRELVD, via the coding sequence ATGACCCTGACCCGACGCGAATTCCTCAAGGGTACTTGCGCCACCGCCGCCGCAGGCGCGGTGGGCGGACCCGCCCTGCTGTTCGCCGATTCCGCCATCGCCGCGCCCAACGGCCACGACACCGTCGTGCATCTGTTCCTACGCGGCGGCCTGGACGGCCTCAACCTGGTGGTGCCGATCGACGGCGCCGACCGCGGTTTCTACGAGCAGGCGCGGCCGAACCTGGCGATCGCCGCGACCGGCGCCTACGGCGCGCTGCCGCTGACCCTCGCCAGCGGCGCGGGCACCGGCTTCGGCCTGCATCCGTCCGCGAGCGGCCTGCGCGATCTGTGGAACGCCGGGCATCTGGGCATCGTGCATGCCTGCGGCCTGTTGACCAGCGTCACCCGCAGCCACTTCGACGCGCAGTTGTACATCGACCTGGGTACGCCCGGACAACAGGGCATCGGCAGCGGCTGGCTCGCGCGCGCGATGAACACTCAGCCGAATTTGAACGGCGCGGAGAAATTGCCGGCGCTCGGCGTCGGCGCGCGCCAACCGGTCGGATTGCTCGCCTCGGTGCAGGCATTGACCATGGCCAGTCCGTCGGACTTCGCGCTCAATGCAGGCGCCTGGTCGTGGCAGACCGTGCGCGCGGGCGCGCCGACCGGATTCGCCGGCGTCAACGAAACCCTGGCCGCGTTGTGGAACGGCAGCACCGCGCTGGAACTGGGCGGACAACGCGCCGATCGCGCCTTGAAGGTGATCGCGCAGCAGACGTACAGCGCGCCGCCGACCGGCTGGCCGACCGGCGCCTTCGCGCAGCAGATGTGGACGATCGCGCAATCCATCCAGTTCAACCTGGGCCTGCATTACGCGACGCTCGATCTGGGCGGCTGGGACACCCATGACGGCCAGGGCACGGCCGGCAGCGGCTATCACTACTACCAGAACAAGATCGCCGAACTGTCGCAGGCGTTGTCGGCGTTCTACGCCGCGCTCGACGCCAGCGGCCACGCCGGACGCGTGACCGTGGTGGTGCAGTCCGAATTCGGCCGGCGCGTGCGCGCCAACGCCAACGGCGGCACCGACCATGGCTACGGCAATCCGGTGCTGGTCCTGGGCGGCGCGGTCAACGGCCGGCGTTTCTACGGTTCGTGGTCGGGCCTGGACCCGGAGATCCTGTCGCCGCATTTCGGCGACGTGCCGGTGACCACCGACCACCGCCGGGTGCTGTCTGAGATTCTGGTCAAACGCATGGGCAATGCGAATCTGTCGACGGTATTCCCGGGCTATAGCGGCTATGCGCCGTTGGGGATCGTGCGCGATTTCGGCGCGGTGGCCAAGCCGATGCCGGGCATCTCGACGGAGTTGCGGGCGCGTTCGGCGATGGCGGCGCAGCCGCGGGTGGAGGATCCGGATTTGCTGGAGCGGTTGATGCGGTATATGCGCGAGTTGGTGGACTGA
- a CDS encoding LysR family transcriptional regulator has protein sequence MDRFEALRLFTRIVELGSFTRAAAVLDLPRATATHAIKELEARLGVRLLERTTRQVRPTLDGQAYYERCMHVLAELDDAESALRSLASNPRGSLRLDLHGTHATGIILPRINEFRARYPHIDLVISSGDRLVDLVREGIDCVVRSGNPRDSSLIAKRLATMPEVVCASPEYLQNFGTPRHPDDLSAHQAVGFFASNRDLRYPFELTVDGQLREYQLSSWISVNDAACYTAAALRGCGLIQLPRHGVETYLRDGRLIEVLSEFASPGVPVSVLYPQHRQLSPRVRVFVDWVSGVFADKFGGSAAVA, from the coding sequence ATGGACCGTTTCGAAGCCTTGCGCCTGTTCACCCGCATCGTCGAACTGGGCAGCTTCACCCGCGCCGCGGCGGTGCTGGACCTGCCGCGCGCCACCGCGACCCATGCGATCAAGGAACTGGAGGCCCGCCTGGGCGTGCGCCTGCTCGAACGCACCACGCGTCAGGTGCGCCCGACCCTGGACGGGCAGGCCTATTACGAACGCTGCATGCACGTGCTGGCCGAACTCGACGACGCCGAGTCGGCGCTGCGCTCGCTCGCGAGCAACCCGCGCGGCAGCCTGCGCCTGGACCTGCACGGCACCCACGCGACCGGCATCATTCTGCCGCGCATCAACGAATTCCGCGCGCGCTATCCGCACATCGACCTGGTGATCAGCAGCGGCGATCGCCTGGTCGACTTGGTCCGGGAGGGCATCGACTGCGTGGTGCGTTCGGGCAACCCGCGCGATTCCTCGCTGATCGCCAAGCGTCTGGCGACGATGCCCGAAGTGGTGTGCGCGAGCCCCGAGTATCTGCAGAACTTCGGCACGCCGCGGCATCCCGACGACTTGTCGGCGCATCAGGCGGTCGGTTTTTTCGCCAGCAACCGCGATCTGCGTTATCCGTTCGAACTGACCGTGGACGGGCAATTGCGCGAGTATCAACTCAGCTCATGGATCAGCGTCAACGACGCCGCCTGCTACACCGCCGCGGCGCTGCGCGGTTGCGGCCTGATCCAGTTGCCGCGGCACGGTGTGGAAACCTATCTGCGCGATGGGCGTTTGATCGAGGTGTTGAGCGAATTCGCGAGCCCGGGGGTGCCGGTGTCGGTGTTGTATCCGCAGCATCGGCAGTTGTCGCCGCGGGTGAGGGTGTTCGTGGATTGGGTGTCGGGGGTGTTTGCGGACAAGTTTGGGGGTTCCGCGGCGGTGGCGTAG
- a CDS encoding SDR family oxidoreductase, which translates to MTPQSSTQAVTPKAALVTGASRGIGRAIALRLAADGYAVVVNYAGNAASADAVVAQIEANGGQAIAAQGDVADPADMQRVFELALHTYGRLDAVVNSAGVMPYVPIAGGDLGEFDRVIHTNLRGSFIVLGLAAQHLSDGGRIVALSTSVIGKAFPNYGPYIASKAGVEGLVHVLANELRGRNITVNAVAPGPVGTELFFNGKTEEQIAHFVSLAPLERLGQPEEIASAVAFLTGPDGSWVNSQVLRVNGGYVF; encoded by the coding sequence ATGACCCCTCAATCGTCCACTCAAGCCGTGACCCCGAAGGCCGCCTTGGTCACCGGCGCCTCGCGCGGCATCGGCCGCGCCATCGCCCTGCGTCTGGCCGCCGACGGCTATGCGGTAGTGGTCAACTACGCCGGCAACGCGGCCTCGGCCGATGCGGTGGTCGCGCAGATCGAAGCCAACGGCGGCCAGGCCATCGCCGCCCAGGGCGACGTCGCCGATCCGGCCGACATGCAGCGGGTGTTCGAGCTCGCGCTGCACACCTACGGCCGCCTCGACGCGGTGGTCAACAGCGCCGGCGTGATGCCGTACGTACCGATCGCCGGCGGCGACCTGGGCGAATTCGACCGCGTCATCCACACCAACCTGCGCGGCAGTTTCATCGTGCTCGGTCTGGCCGCGCAGCACCTGAGCGACGGCGGCCGCATCGTCGCGCTGTCGACCAGCGTGATCGGCAAGGCGTTTCCGAACTACGGGCCGTACATCGCGTCCAAGGCCGGCGTCGAAGGCCTGGTCCACGTGCTCGCCAACGAACTGCGCGGCCGCAACATCACCGTCAACGCGGTCGCGCCCGGCCCGGTCGGCACCGAGCTGTTCTTCAACGGCAAGACCGAGGAACAGATCGCCCATTTCGTCAGCCTCGCTCCGCTCGAACGCCTCGGCCAGCCCGAGGAAATCGCCTCGGCGGTGGCGTTCCTGACCGGCCCCGACGGCAGCTGGGTCAACTCGCAGGTGCTGCGGGTCAACGGCGGCTACGTGTTCTGA
- a CDS encoding SDR family oxidoreductase, whose translation MNQQQIVLITGASSGFGALAARALARAGHTVYASMRETTGRNAAQVEAAHRYADDHRVDLRTLELDIASQASADAAIAQLIAAHGRLDVLIHNAGHMVFGPAEAFTPEQFAQLYDSNVIGAQRVNRAALPQMRAQRRGLLLWVSSSSSRGGTPPYLAPYFAAKAAMDSLAVSYAGELARWGIESSIVVPGAFTSGTNHFAHAGTPADSARLADYDTGPTAGFGEEILRKLAGSVPEDADVASVADAIVAIVGAPYGRRPFRVHIDPASDGAEVVNAVGDRVRAEFLRRVGLGDLLAPRMDRAADADFDAT comes from the coding sequence ATGAACCAGCAGCAGATCGTCCTCATCACCGGCGCCTCCAGCGGTTTCGGCGCCCTCGCCGCGCGCGCCCTCGCCCGCGCCGGCCACACCGTCTACGCCAGCATGCGCGAAACCACTGGCCGCAATGCCGCCCAGGTCGAAGCGGCGCATCGCTACGCCGACGACCATCGGGTCGACCTGCGCACGCTCGAACTCGACATCGCCTCGCAGGCCTCGGCCGATGCCGCGATCGCGCAGTTGATCGCCGCGCACGGCCGCCTCGACGTGCTGATCCATAACGCCGGGCACATGGTGTTCGGCCCGGCCGAAGCGTTCACGCCCGAACAGTTCGCCCAGCTCTACGACAGCAACGTGATCGGCGCGCAGCGGGTCAACCGCGCCGCGTTGCCGCAGATGCGCGCGCAGCGTCGCGGCCTGTTGCTGTGGGTGTCGAGCAGCAGCAGCCGTGGCGGCACGCCGCCGTACCTGGCGCCGTACTTCGCCGCCAAGGCGGCGATGGATTCGCTCGCGGTCAGCTATGCCGGCGAGCTCGCGCGCTGGGGCATCGAAAGCTCGATCGTCGTGCCCGGCGCCTTCACCTCGGGCACCAACCACTTCGCCCACGCCGGCACGCCCGCCGACAGCGCGCGGCTGGCCGATTACGACACCGGCCCGACCGCCGGGTTCGGCGAGGAAATCCTGCGCAAGCTCGCGGGCAGCGTGCCCGAGGACGCCGACGTGGCGAGCGTGGCCGATGCGATCGTCGCGATCGTCGGCGCGCCTTACGGCCGTCGACCGTTCCGTGTCCATATCGATCCGGCCAGCGATGGCGCGGAGGTGGTCAACGCGGTGGGCGATCGGGTTCGCGCGGAATTTCTGCGCAGGGTTGGGCTGGGCGACTTGCTTGCGCCGCGGATGGATCGGGCTGCGGATGCGGATTTCGACGCAACGTGA